A portion of the Melospiza melodia melodia isolate bMelMel2 unplaced genomic scaffold, bMelMel2.pri scaffold_61, whole genome shotgun sequence genome contains these proteins:
- the LOC134413915 gene encoding olfactory receptor 14A16-like — translation LGNGLIISAVACDHHLHTPMYFFLLNLALSDLGSICTTVPKAMHNSLWDTRNISYTGCAAQVFFFLFFVSVEFFLLTIMCYDRYVSICKPLHYGTLLGSRACAHMAAAAWAIGFLIALLHTANTFSLPLCHGNTLGQFFCEIPQILKLSCSKFYLRELGLLAASACLELTCFVFIVFSYVQIFRAVLRIPSEQGRHKAFSTCLPHLAVVSLFVSTGFSAHLKPPSISSLSLDLVVSVLYSVVPPALNPLIYSLRNQELKAALWKMMNG, via the coding sequence ctgggcaacggcctcatcatcagcgccgtagcctgcgacCACCACTTGCACACGCCCATGtacttcttcctgctcaacctggccctcagtgacctgggctctatctgcaccactgtccccaaagccatgcacaattccctctgggacaccaggaacatctcctacacaggatgtgctgcacaggttttcttctttctcttctttgtgtCAGTAGAGTtttttctcctgaccatcatgtgctatgaccgctacgtgtccatctgcaaacccctgcactacgggaccctcctgggcagcagagcttgtgcccacatggcagcagctgcctgggccattgGCTTTCTcattgctctgctgcacacagccaatacattttccctgcccctgtgccatggcaataccctgggccagttcttctgtgaaatcccacagatcctcaaactctcctgctccaaattctacctcagggaacttgggcttcttgctgctAGTGCCTGTTTAGAACTCacatgttttgtgttcattgttttctcctatgtgcagatcttcagggccgtgctgaggatcccctctgagcagggacggcacaaagccttttccacatgcctccctcacctggctgtggtctccctgtttgtcagcactggcttttctgcccacctgaagcccccctccatctcctctttATCCCTGGATCTGgtggtgtcagttctgtactcagtggtgcctccagccctgaaccctctcatctacagcctgaggaaccaggagctcaaggctgccctGTGGAAAATGATGAATGGATGA